In bacterium, the genomic window TTCGTCCCCGGCGACAAGATCAAGATCACGGTCGCACCCAAGGGCGGCGGCAGTGAAAATATGAGCGAGGTCAAGATGGGTGCGCCGGCCGACGGTATTGAGGGCGTGAAGAAATTCGTTATCGATAAGGTCGTTCGCTCCAGCGCAAACCCCTGTCCCCCGGTAGTAGTGGGCGTAGGCATCGGCGGCAACTTTGAATACTGCGCGTTCCTCGCCAAAAAAGCCCTCCTGCGCAACATCGGCGACCGTAACCCGAACCCGTTCTACGCCGATGTGGAAAAAGAACTGGTGGAAAAGATCAACAAAACCGGGATCGGCCCAATGGGGCTGGGCGGAAGGGTCACCGCGCTGGACGTGTTCATCGAGGTCTACCCGCGGCACATTGCATCGTTCCCGGCCGCCGTTAACATCAACTGCCACGCGGCACGGCACAAGACCGCGATCATATAAGGAGATAAAATGGCTGACGCAATAAAAATAAATACGCCTTTAACGGATGAAGTTGTCGCGAAGCTTAAGATCGGCGACAGCGTGCTGATAACCGGCAAGATCTTTACGGCGCGCGACGCCGCCCATAAACGGATGTTTGACGCGGCCAACAGCAACCAGCCGCTGCCCATCGATATCAAGGGACAGATCATCTATTACGCGGGACCGGCGCCGGCAAAACCGGGGTACGTCATCGGCCCGGTCGGCCCCACGACCGCGGGGAGATGCGATACCTACACGCCGAAACTCCTATCGCTCGGCCTCAAAGGCATGATCGGCAAAGGCCTTCGCTCAAAGGACGTCAAAGATGCGATGAAGAAAAATGTCGCAGTCTATTTCGCGGCCACGGGCGGAGCCGCCGCGCTCATTGCCAAGAACGTGAAAGCGGCCAAGGTCATCGCCTATGATGACCTCGGAGCCGAAGCGATAAGGGAACTGGAAGTGGAGAATTTCCCGGTAATCGTCGCGATCGATGCCAACGGCAATGACCTCTACGAAGAAGGCAGCAAGAAGTACAAGAAAGAATAGGGCAATTGAAGGTAAATCAGGACACTTGAAGGCTAGCTCTATTAGTGAGGAGGTAACTTGAAAATACTATCAGCGGTAGTTCTCGTGTTGCTTGTACTATCTTGCGCGCCGCAGGAGAATGTCATAAAGATCGGTCTCGTCGCGCCATTGACCGGTGATGTCAAAACGTTCGGGGAATCGACCAAGAACGGATTCCTACTGGCCATCAACGAGGCCAACGCTGCCGGCGGTATAAACGGCAAGATGATAAAATACTATATTCTTGATGACCGCAATGACCCGACCGAAGCGACCAACGCCGGCAGCAAGCTGATAAACCAGGACGGCGTGAAGTTCATCGTCGGCTCGGTTTCGTCAAAATGCTCGATCCCGCTGTCCGAAGTATGCCAGGCATCGACCGCGGTCATGATCACGCCGACCTCCACGAACCCCAAGGTTACGGTTAAAGACGACGGCACGAGAAAAGATTTCGTTTTCCGGGCGTGTTTCATCGATCCTTTCCAGGGCCGGGTGGCGGCAAAATTCGCGCTTGAAAACCTGAAGTGCAAGACCGCCGCGGTCCTGTACGATGTCGGCAACGATTATGTCAAGGGACTGGCCGAGTTTTACCGCGACAATTTCACAGTCGGCGGCGGCAAGATCATCGTGTACGAATCCTACCAGAAAGATGACGCCGATTTCTCGGCATTACTGACCAAGGTCAAGCAGGCCAATCCCGATATGCTCTATGTCCCCGATTACTACAACAAGGTCGGATTGATCGCCAAACAGGCGCGGCAGATAGGTATCAAAGCGGTGCTCATGGGCGGCGACGGCTGGGACTCGCCGGACATGATAAAGATCGCCGGCGACGCGATCGACGGCGGTTATTTTACGAACCACTATTCTCCCGATGACCCGCGCCCCGAAGTCCAGGAATGGGTTAAAAAATATACTGCGACCTACGGCTCAAAACCTGATGCGTTGGCGACACTGGCTTATGACGCGACCACGCTGCTGTTGAAAGCGATCCAGGCGGCGAATTCCGCTAAACCCGAGGATGTCCGCAAGGCGTTGCAGGGTTTCCAGGACGTCAGCTCGGTATCCGGCAATATATCGTACGACGAAATGGGCAACCCGATCAAGAACGCGGTCATCCTTAAATATACCAAGACCGGCCAGGAATACGTCGCGACCGTAGCACCATGAGAAAAATAAATTCTAAATCACAAATCCTAAATTCCGCTTCGTGTCGAATACTCAGCATGAGGCATAAACAAATTCGAATGTTCAAAATACAAAATGTCCCCCCTCCCTACCCTACCCCTCGAGGGCAACGTGGAAAAAGATCTTTTACAATTACTGGTGTCCCTGTGGGAGTGAGGATAAAGGCGGGGGTGGTCCGTAGTTTTGAGAATTTGAATTTTGATATTGTTTAGGATTTAGAAATTCGGATTTAACATCTTGCCATGAGTTACTTCCTCCAGCAGCTGATCAACGGCCTGCAACTGGGTTTTGTTTACGCCCTGATCGCGCTCGGCTACACCATGGTATACGGAATCGTGCGGTTGATCAATTTTGCCCACGGTGACGTCTTCATGGTGGGCGCTTATCTCGGGTATTTTGCCATTGTTTATTTCCATCTGCCCTTCCCCATCGCCATTATCTGCGCGATGATCGGCTGCGCGATCCTCGGCATCGCGATCGAACGGCTCGCGTACAAGCCCCTGCGGACCGCACCCCGGATCGCAGCGCTCATCACGGCCATGGGCGTATCGCTCTTTCTCGAATACTTCTGCAGCCTTAAATTCGTCTTCAGCCCCAATTACCTCGCGTATCCCCGTCCCTTCCAGGTCACGACCTACCAGATCGGCGGCCTGTGCATATCAACGATCCAGATCATCGTTTTCTCGGTCGCGATCCTGCTGCTTTTCATCCTTCAGTACTTCGTGCAGAAAACAAAGATGGGAATGGCCATGCGCGCCGTATCGTTCGACAAGGAAACGGCACGGCTTATGGGCATAAACATCGACCTTGTGATCTCGCTTACCTTCGGCATCGGTTCTGCCCTGGCCGCGGCCGGCGGCGTGCTCTTCGGCATCGCATATCCCCAGATCAATCCTTTCATGGGCATCATGCCGGGACTGAAGGCTTTCGTCGCGGCCGTGCTTGGCGGCATCGGCAGTATCCCCGGCGCTGTGCTCGGGGCCGTGATCATGGGAACGGTCGAGACCATGAGTTCCGCCTTCATATCATCCACTCTCCGCGACGCCATCGCGTTCTCGATCTTGATCCTCGTGCTTATCTTTAAACCGACCGGCCTGCTGGGCAGGAAGGGAACGGAGAAAGTGTGACCAAATGGTTTGACGTTGAACGGCATGGCTGCCCGTCTGGTTTTTCCGACGTGGTCAAGGGTAATTACGTACAACCATAAACGAATGACGATACGAGCAGCGATGCCGAAAAACCTCTGGCGATGACTAATATTTATCGAAAGCTTATACCTTATTTTGTCATTGTCTGCGCCTTCCTTATATTGCAACTGCTCATGTCGCTCCGCATCCTAAATCCCTACTGGCAGCAGATCATACAGTTTGCCGGCATCATAACGATCTCCGCTTTAGGCCTTAACCTGATCTATGGTTATACCGGTCAGTTTTCCCTGGGCCATGCCGCTTTTTACGGCATCGGTGCTTATACTTCGGCCCTGATCACGAAACTCATACCCCAGGGCGGTATCGCTTCGCTTTTGATCGCGATCGTGGCGGCTTCCGCGGTCGTTGCCCTGGTCGCGTTCCTCATCGGCATGCCCATTCTCCGCTTAAAGTCAGATTATCTGGGGATCGCGACGCTCGGCTTCGGGATCATCATCAAGGTCATTTTCGACAATGCCGATGCCGTCATCCCGTCCATGGGTGGATCGCGCGGCATGCTCGGGATCCCAAAGCTGACCAGTTTCCCGGTCGTTTATGCAGGCGTGATCGCGACCGTGCTCGTCATCCGGAACTTCGTATCCTCGAGCCTGGGCCGCGCCTGCATCTCGATCCGCGAAGACGAGATCGCCGCCGAATCAGTCGGCATAAACACGACAAAATACAAAACGCTGGGCTTTGTCCTGGGATCGGTCTTTGCCGGGGTCGCCGGTGCACTCTATGCGCATCTTTACACGTTCCTTCATCCGATGAATTTTGACTTTCTCAAATCGATCGACGTTTTGCTGATCGTGGTCCTGGGCGGTCTGGGAAGCATCTCTGGAACGATCATCGCAGCGGTTTCGTGGACATTCCTGCTCGAAGGCCTTCGCGTCATCCTGCCGCCGGACATTCTGGACTGGCGGCTGGTCATTTATCCGCTGCTGCTGATCATCGTCATGATCCTCAAACCGAAGGGACTGCTGGGCGGCCTGGAATTCGGCTTTTTAAAGCAAAAAGCCGAGCAAGGTGATTAGACAATGGGATCCGTGCTGCAGCTGAAAAACATTACCAAGTACTTTGGCGGTCTTAAAGCCGTATCCGGGTTTGACCTCGAGATCGAACCCCGCGCTCTGGTCGGCCTGATTGGGCCGAACGGTGCCGGTAAAACGACTATCTTCAACCTGATCACAAGCATATACCGCCCCGAACAGGGCGATATCCTGTTCAAACAAATGTCATTGCTGGACTCA contains:
- a CDS encoding branched-chain amino acid ABC transporter permease; this translates as MSYFLQQLINGLQLGFVYALIALGYTMVYGIVRLINFAHGDVFMVGAYLGYFAIVYFHLPFPIAIICAMIGCAILGIAIERLAYKPLRTAPRIAALITAMGVSLFLEYFCSLKFVFSPNYLAYPRPFQVTTYQIGGLCISTIQIIVFSVAILLLFILQYFVQKTKMGMAMRAVSFDKETARLMGINIDLVISLTFGIGSALAAAGGVLFGIAYPQINPFMGIMPGLKAFVAAVLGGIGSIPGAVLGAVIMGTVETMSSAFISSTLRDAIAFSILILVLIFKPTGLLGRKGTEKV
- a CDS encoding fumarate hydratase encodes the protein MREIQPSAITDTVTRLCKDANYFLGDDVYNALKQGLSKEESPTGKDILNQLLKNADIAKTEQIPICQDCGFAVIFLEIGQDAWVKGNVIEAINEGVRRGYTDGYLRKSILADPIQGKNTNDNTPAIIHTTFVPGDKIKITVAPKGGGSENMSEVKMGAPADGIEGVKKFVIDKVVRSSANPCPPVVVGVGIGGNFEYCAFLAKKALLRNIGDRNPNPFYADVEKELVEKINKTGIGPMGLGGRVTALDVFIEVYPRHIASFPAAVNINCHAARHKTAII
- a CDS encoding Fe-S-containing hydro-lyase; this translates as MADAIKINTPLTDEVVAKLKIGDSVLITGKIFTARDAAHKRMFDAANSNQPLPIDIKGQIIYYAGPAPAKPGYVIGPVGPTTAGRCDTYTPKLLSLGLKGMIGKGLRSKDVKDAMKKNVAVYFAATGGAAALIAKNVKAAKVIAYDDLGAEAIRELEVENFPVIVAIDANGNDLYEEGSKKYKKE
- a CDS encoding branched-chain amino acid ABC transporter permease is translated as MSLRILNPYWQQIIQFAGIITISALGLNLIYGYTGQFSLGHAAFYGIGAYTSALITKLIPQGGIASLLIAIVAASAVVALVAFLIGMPILRLKSDYLGIATLGFGIIIKVIFDNADAVIPSMGGSRGMLGIPKLTSFPVVYAGVIATVLVIRNFVSSSLGRACISIREDEIAAESVGINTTKYKTLGFVLGSVFAGVAGALYAHLYTFLHPMNFDFLKSIDVLLIVVLGGLGSISGTIIAAVSWTFLLEGLRVILPPDILDWRLVIYPLLLIIVMILKPKGLLGGLEFGFLKQKAEQGD
- a CDS encoding ABC transporter substrate-binding protein; translated protein: MKILSAVVLVLLVLSCAPQENVIKIGLVAPLTGDVKTFGESTKNGFLLAINEANAAGGINGKMIKYYILDDRNDPTEATNAGSKLINQDGVKFIVGSVSSKCSIPLSEVCQASTAVMITPTSTNPKVTVKDDGTRKDFVFRACFIDPFQGRVAAKFALENLKCKTAAVLYDVGNDYVKGLAEFYRDNFTVGGGKIIVYESYQKDDADFSALLTKVKQANPDMLYVPDYYNKVGLIAKQARQIGIKAVLMGGDGWDSPDMIKIAGDAIDGGYFTNHYSPDDPRPEVQEWVKKYTATYGSKPDALATLAYDATTLLLKAIQAANSAKPEDVRKALQGFQDVSSVSGNISYDEMGNPIKNAVILKYTKTGQEYVATVAP